The Antechinus flavipes isolate AdamAnt ecotype Samford, QLD, Australia chromosome 4, AdamAnt_v2, whole genome shotgun sequence genomic interval AACTGAGGAAGGCTTCACCTTCAGTATCTCATTTTAACTGATAAATGACTTTCTTTCCCCTTAGATGAAAATCTACATATCAATCCTAATAATGTTTTATagaactttattgttattatcattagtaTAAGGGATGTTGTGGATAGGGAGCTGTCCTTATATCAGGAAGTTGTGAGTTCAGGTCATACCTTTAATTCACATTGGTTATGAGACCATGAGAAAGACATAGACCTCTCAGGAGCTccaggtaactttttttttttttttttgggctgaggcaattggggttaagtgacttgcccagggttacacaatctaggaagtgttaagtgtctgagaccaaatttgaactcaggtcctcttgaattcagggctggtgctctattcactgtaccacctagctgcccctccaagTAACTCTTTAAGATTTAATGTTACAGAAGAACTGTTGAAATTGGTTTCCATATCAGGCCTTCTctatattgatgaaattacaAGTCTGGACAAAATACCCCAAGTGTTaatatatattgcatctaggCTGAAGTCCaccatcttttctccctttctctcccccacaCCAGAAGTATGAACAAGgtaatttaaatgtttaaaaaaaaaaaaaagaggattagtCATTGATAATAGCTAAAATAGTTTGGGGATTCTTCACTATTGAAAGGGGATGGACTGTTCACTTGAACTGCAGGGAATCCAAGACTAAGAAGTttcacaattataataaatttgcCCAGGTAATTTCAGAAGCCTTAGTTGAGACGCACCTAAgtagtagtttattttttaaaaaggatcaaaCATTTTGCTCAGTACCATTAATACTAGTACTTTTAAATCTTGATACTACAAACCCTGATCAAAATCCCAACAAGGAAAATCAAACTCAGCTGTTCCCTGAAATAAAGGCAAAACCACTAAGGAAAAGTCAGTTTTTAACATAATTGTCTTTTATGCTTATTACTTGCACAAAAGTTACTTCTTTGTCACAGGTAGGTGGGGAACTAGGTCAAGGACAAGAAGCCAAAAAGCGAACATTtgcatttcttaaaaaatacaaactgAACTTCTGCATGCTTCTGAGACAATGTACTAATAAATAAGGATTGGATGTACATATCGAGTACATAATGTAACTACAGTATCTTCTGCAATGTTCTACTTCGAAAGTGAAATCTGAGATCTGAAAATCttttaatacacatatacacacactgaCTAGGAGCAACAACCAAGACCACAAGTCCAGTTGACTCCAAAGATCTCTTCCACAtccaaatttaaatatattgaacataatttaatgatattaaaaatacttgGATTCATTTAAATATTAGTATAGAAGTGTAAAAAACCCAATTTGATGATGTTTATTTTACTCTCATTAGTGATATTCCTATAACGTGATTAACCCCCCACTTCCTTCTCATCCCTGCTCTTTCTTGCTAAACCAACCTTAGATGGAAtttttttgtggaaaatacattATTATCCTTTTCCAGCCTAACTAATATCACAAGAATGATAATGTGGATGGCAGTGAGTTACCAATATTCTAAAGAAGTAAAAAACGGAAAGACTTCTACtttgatcaaaacaatgatccaaatgatgaaaaatgctatctccagaaagagaactaatgaatATGTACAGCCTGAAACATACTTTTCTAaaccttatttttgtttttatttctgttgtaacatgactaatgtgaaaaatttggcatgatctcacatgtataattgaaatCAAAGTGCTTACTCTCTTAGAGAAAAGAGAGCTcaaaaatttggaagtcaaaattttaaaaaatgactgctaaaattttttttttacatttcatttggAAAGCattaatgaaatgaataataacaatttctaaaaagtaaagaattattGTGGGTAATGAAAATCCCTGAGGTGTACCCATGCCATCCATTTCTAAAAGGATACAATTTAATTTGAGAATGATTAACATTCCTTCTATTATTCTTCAAAATCtgacagatcaaaaggaaagaattaaaagcaCATCCCAGTCCCAGACTTTAATAAAGATGAACTGGAAAATAGTGATACTTTGTTCTAagttaaccacaaaataagaactTTTGGATGAGTCCTTCCTACAAATCAGAGAAACTTCTTAAGCTCCATATTTTCATTACTTTGGAAAGGCAAATGATTTTCTAAGACATTTTTTTCAATGCATTGGAAACACTATGTGATGgagaaattattcttttaaaatcccCATTATTTTCTACCAAGTAGGTTTATTAATAGAGAAGCTAGAATATGTCCACTaacaaacataacaaaatttctagactaaaataatataatcaaattataatGGTGTGTGGGACcagcatttttaaatatgaaaattcttGACCTACAAAAGAATCATATAAACTTTACCCAAAGTTTACCaataaaagcttcattttatCTAAATAACATATTACAATCAATTAGCTAAGTTGTGACAATGCATATGAGGGGGAGGCCTAACTGAAAATTCCCAAAAGTAAACAATTATAACAGTCTTAAGCTTTTACCATTTGTCTGAATGGACTTAAGACTATAAATATTCTCAATTGCCAAGTCGAATACTGTCTGTAAGCCTGATGCAAAATGTACTGAAGAACTTAAAATAGGTAGGAGATAAAAATTACCTGCACCAAATAAATCTATTGGGGCTAGTTTAGCCTTCTTAATTGATTATTACTTTAATGAGAGACAAGCTGCCCTACTGAAAATATTCTGTTCAGTTGCTAGCTCAGTCTGATGACCAAATAGCCTCCCCATCTTGCTCTCTAAACAAAACCACACATCCTCCTTTCCTCAAAGCCCCAAAAAAGGtatcaacacttttttttaactaaatgctttttttaatagaaaacaaaatacaaaataactcttttcagaaaacagaaatatttaatCCTTTTCTCCACAAACAAATTAGAACTTGCTTTATCCTCAAAGCATGGTTTAATATATCTAAGACTTGTTTCACAAAGTGTTCATAAAACTGGTATTGCAATGCAGGAGGTGGGAGCAAAGAGATtcgggaaggaaaaaaaatttgcaaaaaagcTACACCTCTGAACATATGATAATATGggaattcattttttccaatttctactGATGACTTACCATTGCAAATTACTTGTATCCCCATGCAACAAATGTTCTTTTATGGAGAGGTGCAACTAGGAAGAGAATTCTCCCTTCCCACCATCACTGCAGGAGCCCAAAACTTTCTTAATCAAACCCACCCACCCATAACACCTCAGCCAGGGTGATTTAAGCACCACCCAGAAATTGCCCTTTTCTCCCAACACACTGTGCGACCAAATTCTCTAAGTCCCTGAACCTCAAAATTCCAAGTATCACAGCCAGTGCCAGGAGTCAAACCTGAAAGATAAAAGCAGAGATGGAACCCTCTGCCAGTGCTAGATTTCCTcttctcaataataataataataataataattataacaataataaaaaaaaaaatcctggttcTTTGCAATTGCAGAAAATGAAAGACTTTCTGCCAGGATTACCCATCCTCCCTCCCAACCCCAACTCCCACCCTTGCATTCCTAAGCCAAAAGGATTTCCCTTCAACCAAAGTGAATGGTAATACTTAACACTTTTAGCACTGCTATcttcaaagtgctttgcaaacatcaTCCAATCAAAAGTCCCTACACCCTGAAGTGAGGGAATATTACTATTATCCCAATTTTGTGATTGGGAAAAGTGAGACAGAAATTAAGGttcttgttcaagatcacaacAAGATCTCTATGAAATTCCATCTGATCTCAGAAGCACCTTAACTTCTTGTCTCAAGCCTACACACCATCTTTCTTCAGCCTCTCCTTCCCCAACCTCAGTGTTTTAGGACATTTTTGGGCAGAGCAACACTATGGTATTTGCAATACCAAAGATCTGTCTGCcaatgggagaaaggaagaagagaagaggaggaagtctCTTTCACAGTCAGTGATTTAATCTCAGTTTGTAGTAAGACTCTTATAATTGCAAAGCCTTCCACCACTATCccaattcattaaaaagaaaaaaaaattaatgttcctGATTTTCTTGTGTAATTCCAGTCACTAGAAGAAGGTTACAGGCCATAAACTGAACACTCAGTACATTACTCATCTGCCCAGTATATACACCAACAAGTTCACTGGAAGAACCATCTGCAGGAGCATTGCAATAAGTGTTCCGAATATCCCAAACCCGAACAGAGTTATCCATGGATGCAGAGGCAATCAAGCTACTATCTGGGCTGAAAGTAAGGCTGGTGATATTGTCCGTGTGGCCTCTTAATTCTTTGTAGAGGGTACCAGATGCCAAGTCCCACAGCTTCAACCGCTGATCCTCACCGGCAGAGGCCAAGTACTTACCATTTGGAGAAAATGCAAGTGAAAGCACAGGGCCCCGGTGACCAGTGAAGAGCCTCACAGAATTTCCTTGCTGAGTACTCCAAAGGCGAACAGTTTTATCAGTTGAACCTGTAGCTAAGTAGTTTGAATTGGGGTGGAATTTTACACAGTCCACATCTGCTAGATGTCCTGCATATATTCGCAATGGGTACGTCCGATCAAATGACCAGAGTCTTGCAGTGCGGTCATGGGAACCACTTGCGAAGTATAGGCTGCACGGACTGATATCCAGATCCCAGACAGGATAGGCATGTCCTCGGTATAATACAGTATTGGTAAAACTTCCAAGGTCCCAGTATCTAATAGACATATCTTCGGAGCAAGATAGCAACCCTGAGCTGTCTGATAGGAACCTTGTACTATACACGGGCCCACAATGCCCTCGCAAGATCTTCATTTCTGTGCCCATGTCATCATCATCTTCCTAGAAAAacagcagaaaaggaaaaaaagaaaatcacacaaaAGGAAACACTATTTGGTGATATGATAACATTAAAAAGTTACATAAATAGATGGAAAGAAATCTACTTATGTGAAAAGGAGAGAAGGTATTCTATAAATAATAACTGCCTTTCTTTTGAGTACCAAACATACTTCCTGGGCTATATGCAATAGTTATCAAAATctcaaaaactaaagaaatacaTGACTGTTTTAGAGTATTAATAAATGGTACTAAGTGACCCTGATTAAGAAATGGACCAAGTTGAAAGCGTCATTGCTAATTTTAGCATTATGGTGTCCTAGAAGACAATTTACATTAATACTTAATGTTCAAAAAAATCCATAACTTAATGTTCATATTCCTATTGCTTGTATTAATCTGTCAGTTTCTAACTAACAAAGAAGATCAGATAGAATTTTGTCAAAAATTTAGCACTTCGACAAGATGATTATCTGAATAGTGGCAGACTCACTCTAGCAAAAACCTAAAAACTGCACCAAACCACATAATGATCAAGCAATCTAATGAGATACAATGTCTTCTTCTCCAAAAGACAATTATTCCAACAAAACCCTAAAAATCGTACTAGATCAAATAATAATCAAGCAATCTACTGAGACACTATCATAAAAGACTTCCTCCGCCCTAGAACTGCTCAAAAAGTAGTCTAAAAGATCATGCTTTACTGACAGTTCCAGCTGTCAGTTAGCACCAACTCAAACCAACAACTTGACAATCTCCTAATGAACTTTGAAATGGTTTAGAGACACCTGTATAGTCTGCAAGGTTTTAACTAGAGCAGTGGGCTCCTCCAAGAAATCCTTAGGGTGGAGCCTTGGAAATAGCAAGAAGCAATTGTGATTAGTATATTATGATGGCAATCCTTAGACCAAGTTACCCCAGACTCAGCACTCTGTGCTAAAGAAAAATTGAGAGCTCTGAAAATCCAGTTGGGCTTAAATCTGGGAGTAAGAGGACTGCACAGGAACCCATGTTTTCTAGAATGACATCACACAGGGCAGACCACCCCACACAATAACACAGCAGGAGGTTGTAAAGGGCCTTTGCAGAAAAATTGCTGTTCAGGAACTAATAGCTTAAGAGAAAGAAACTATAGTAACTTCAAGCAGAGGAAAACTCCAGATTTTCcacaagtactatataaatatctagaagaaattaagcaggaagtaaaagaaaaataaatgaataaaaactctGGAAGAAATAAttagacagagaaaaacaaagaggcaAAACTTATCCAAGAtatggacttcctgaaaactagaACAGACCAAACAGAAATCAATGACTCCATGACAAAGCAAGAAATAATACCAAAaaccaacagatttttttttttttttaataggagaaaataagatatataatataaaacacaaCTGGCCTGGGAAATAAGTCAAGGAcagatgatcttaaaaaaaaaaaaaaaaaaaaaaaaaaaagcctggctACTACATTTCAAGAATTCATAATAAAAACTGCCCAAATTAATTAAATCCAAAAggggaagtaaagaaagaatctattaatcatctcctgaaagataCTTCTACTCCTAAAGGAAAAGTTGCAGAAATGTCATAGCTAAAATCCAGAATTTTCATGCCTAAGAAAAATAtggcaagcatccagaaagaagtcTGAATGACAGGATTACTTAAGGCCTGGCAGTTTCTACTTATATTGTATCTTGGAACACAATATTGTAAAAGAGGGCTTACAATCAGCAAAAATTTACCCAGAAAAGCTAACTATAGTcttactggggaaaaataaactttcaggcatttctgatgaaaagagcagagagctgaatagaaaatttgaaataaaaacagttcagcaaaatttAGTAAGGTAAATGTATTTATCAACTAAAAGGCATTGCATAATATTGTCACATTACCATTCTAATAAAAGATACACATGTTCCTTCAGAACCTTAATGTCTTTAAAagttaaaggaaaagagaggactAGGAAGGGTAGATTGATTCTATCTTAAGAGGAAAGGGATAAGAGGGCAAAAGGAATatattaatgaagaaaagaaaaaaagaagtgcaaCATGCTATTTCTTATAATTGGACTGTATGAGAAGAAAGGTATACAAACACAGAAGAAAGGGTGTGTAGGGAGGGGAAAGCATCAGGTGAACTTCATCTTAATTAGATAAAGGAGAATGTACACATAGGGTATCTGATAGGAAAATATCAAattcaacaaagaaataaatggggAGGATAATACTAAGGAGGGAATAATAAGTAGAACAAACTACTTGATCCAAAAGGAattatattaaaaggaaaaaataaaaatgaaattggaataTAAGGATGAGGAAATGACCATCAGTTGGGGTATGGATGAACAAActggcacatgaatgtaatggaataatattgctctttaagaaatgacaaatgatggggcagttaggtgattcagtggatagagcaccagccctgaagtcaggaggacctgaattcaaatgtggtctcagacacttaacacttcctagctgtgtgaccctgggcaaagtcacttaatcccaattgccttaggaaaataaaaaagataaatgagacaATTTCAGAGAATTCTGAGTATGCAGTGTTAAAGTGAACAGGAATAGAAGAACAATTTGTATAAGACAATACTAtagaaaaacaactctgaaaaacttAACTGATCAATGCAGTGATCATTATGGAGAAGGAGCCCATCTTTCTCACTAGTAGCAATAACAACTGATCATCTGCTGCCAACAAGTAGATAAGTACAAGATCTCCGAAAGTGGTAGTACCCCTCAAAATGACCAGTCCTTCTAGCCCAACTCTGACAGTCATCTTTTGGGAAAAAATTCCTGCTCAGAAAAGGGCAACCAAGACAGGCAAGCTAGTCTTGCTGAAGCAGTGGGGCACCTTAAGGGAGAGACAGGAGGCAGCACTTATCAGGCAAATCAATTCATTACTATTTCCTTTCAGACCTCAATAGAGATAGCCCAGGAGCTATGTCCTAAATCCAGAGGCTCTGGGAATAATAATGTTTCCAACACAGTGCCTACAGCCATTATACAGGAAAGGAACTGCTGAGAAGCAGCCTGGCAACTGCTTCTCTAGGTGCTACAGCCACGGCTACTCAAGTCCCAGTAGAGAAAGTTCTTGCCACCAAAGTCCTGGTTAATGAATTACCTTCCATATATgctgtctccctcattaaaatgtgagctccttgacagcagggactattttatttttctgtcttgcttactattctatttctatttctatttccccaACATTTAATAgtgctttcctgactccaggcccaaagcTCTATTCATTAGACCCCTCATttcttcattcactcattcattgatCAACCGTATCTCTAGAGGATCTATGAGGGATCATATTACCTATATctcttgacagagaggtgatgtTCTCAAGGAGCAGAGACATTTATTCTTGGACATAGTCACTATATgtcctaatttttcttatgctgaTTTgttttaaggtgtttttttttttttttttttttaatgctgtctTGGTATTTAGCTTGGAGGAGGttgaagggggaaaggagattAGCAATAGTGATGTTTGAGAAAAAAGGACGACAATTGAAACTTTTCAAATATacacagaagaaatttcaaaaggaAGCCCAAATGATATGGACAGTTTTGAAAGCAACACctggaatttattatatttaatggaGAATTAGTgttttctaaaaatctttttgCATTCTTCTGTGCATATGGAAATAGTTCTTTTGTGGGGAAAATttaaatctattatatttaaaaaataaacttaagacaaaaaatttaacattccCCACTTGTATTCACTGCTAAAAAACAGAAGTATTTGAAATAGCATTATTCTaaagctaatatggaaatatccttgatttttttaagcaaaaaatataaatgcaaaaatagtataattttatttctaactgGACAGATACAGCTTTCAATACAATGCCATCAGCAGGCATAAAGTGAAGAGAGACaagaaaagatgaagataaaGTCCCAAACAAGaacatgatttattattattattattactatccaAGTGTCAAAGATTCCCTGAAAAACAACAGGGCCAATAATTAAATTCAGGACAGCTTTAAATAAAGTCTCGGTAACATATGTGATTATTGGTCATAATTTTCTACAGTCAAAAATATAGATACCATTTTTTACTGTGTAGGATAAAGCTATCAAATACATCAGAGAGCTGAATTAGatcaaaatataattgagaaatatttaacaaaataaatatacagtaGAACATAGATGATGTTGATATATGGGTTTCCTAAATCAAaacttaaactgtgggtcacaatcccatatggggtcataaaattatatgatttattattaacaaatatttgatttgaatatatttcatatacttGTATACCTAGAGCTGTGTAAAAATTTCGTGGGAGAAAAAAGGTAAGGAGTAGGAAAAATTTAAGGAAACCTGTTCTAATTCAACCCAACAGCAGTTAAAGAGCCTTATATACAGGTTAGTAGCCTCCCATTCTGATTATGCCACCCTTGCTTTAGAAAGTCTTCAAACAAAAAGTCCTCATTTTCCCCTTACTAATTAAAAACCATTTCAGATCAGCATTCAAAACCCTTGGCTAAAAAGGATTTAAGgtaaataaagaagaaagcagaaaagggaTGAAATGTGAATAGGCAAAAGCCTActatgtctttattttctttttaggaaaaaGGATATACTCAATACACATTTTACTTACTATATCTGCAATTAAGTGTGAaatacaaaaggtcaagaattaccAGGAAAAGTATCaatattcattgcattttttttttcaaaatacaccccagatataaagtattaaaaatgtgCCTTCTCTTGATTCAGTGTTCTATTGAGTGCTACTATTAGTAttagtaattttcttttcccaaattgaTAAGTTATGAATTTCACAAATGATTCATTTCTTCATAAACTTGAGAGTTTATATAagaattgcttttaaaaagatCTAACTTTTAATCATACAACGATTTGTTCAAAGTTAATTATGAACTAGGGTATGTTAAATCTTATCTTTATCGTTTAACTGCCCATCAGTGTGAACAAGAGTACCTTGAAGAACAAAATAAACTTAGCAGTGAAATAGACTGAAATGAATAACATCTCATTTCTATAAAGTTGAATTGATGTTAGCaaccaaagaaatggaaaaatgagaaatttccCACTAGCTTTCAGGTATCACTGTAAACTACCTATGGGGTCACAGCTTAAACTAATCTAGTTCTGTTTGGCTAATACACTCCTATAAGAAACATCTGTCTGTAAGGATGGAATATTGTCAATTGTTAATAATTATTGGTCTTTAATTATGCTAATTTAGGAAGAATGGATGTTAACAATAACTGAAAAATTTCCTCTCTATCCCTTAGTTTTAACATTAATAACAATagttaaaatagtatttaaatagcacactaaggtttgcaaaacattttacatgtgttatcttatttgatataaTCAGATATTTCTGGCTAATCGGCTAAAATTTTAACAGCAACTTCTGAGAATAAAATCAAAGACAGTAGAGTTTTGTTGCTATCAATAATTATATTGCTATCCCAGAAGTCAACACAAATAGTAGTCCTAGACCTACAAAATTTGGCTAGGTTGTTACAACTGATTCTAAGTAGCTAAATGTCCCCAAAATGTATCGAGAGAAGCAAAAGTTAAAACGAATGATACTCAGACCTCTTCATCCAGAACATCACAAGCCAAACGAATACGGGAGACATCCACCTGATGGGGCTCTGATTTTAACTTCTTGGATCTCAAGCTCCAAAGTTTTACACAGGAATTATCAAACCCAGCAGCTAGCAGCTTGTTGTCTGGGGAGATTTCTGCAGTATTCAGCAATTGCTCAGTGTTATAGAAGGCATAGAAACAAATTGTGGTAAGTGAAGGGGGTCCATCCTTAACTCGCTTAATGCTCTCTTGCAGGACATCCAGAGCAGCCTCATTCTGCAAAATAGATGTGGGCATATCTGCCGGCTCCAGTCCATTGCTCTCACTTCGTGAGGAGCTGCCACTGGCATAT includes:
- the TAF5L gene encoding TAF5-like RNA polymerase II p300/CBP-associated factor-associated factor 65 kDa subunit 5L, whose amino-acid sequence is MKRVRTEQIQMAVSCYLKRRQYVDSEGPLKQGLRLSQTPEEMAANLTVQSESGCANIVSAAPCQAEPQQYEVQFGRLRNFLTDSDSQHSHEVMPLLYPLFVYLHLNMVQNGLKSTVDSFYSRFHGMFLQNASQKDVIEQLQTTLTIQDILSNFKLRAFLDNKYVVRLQEDSYNYLIRYLQSDNNSALCKVLTLHIHLDVQPAKRTDYQLYASGSSSRSESNGLEPADMPTSILQNEAALDVLQESIKRVKDGPPSLTTICFYAFYNTEQLLNTAEISPDNKLLAAGFDNSCVKLWSLRSKKLKSEPHQVDVSRIRLACDVLDEEEDDDDMGTEMKILRGHCGPVYSTRFLSDSSGLLSCSEDMSIRYWDLGSFTNTVLYRGHAYPVWDLDISPCSLYFASGSHDRTARLWSFDRTYPLRIYAGHLADVDCVKFHPNSNYLATGSTDKTVRLWSTQQGNSVRLFTGHRGPVLSLAFSPNGKYLASAGEDQRLKLWDLASGTLYKELRGHTDNITSLTFSPDSSLIASASMDNSVRVWDIRNTYCNAPADGSSSELVGVYTGQMSNVLSVQFMACNLLLVTGITQENQEH